The Rhizobium sp. BG4 genome has a window encoding:
- a CDS encoding C45 family peptidase, which produces MAPKEIPFIVLHGTPAERGRQHGAALRACILTSLTSLRNSFSDKQWDSGRTRSAACLQKLEALAPSIVAELRGIADATNLHVHDVLLLSAFEFLGGHTRGCTSAALSRPAGAVVAQNWDAPASTDQHLVVFVHEGADERFICIASAGTLGWVGMNGHGLAFVNNDLILDEAENGLPSLVIRRLMLAERNVDAANSVLRSHKHLSGRCFTLGDAQGRLRLVEVGPSSGVTDRALRFAVHTNHPIFAKPAMWEDIEAVARVYPSSRSRLRAARAHSLNSVDDIHSLLCDRSDAPDAISKSPSRREPTGTAFSVIFDCGRREALIATGRPDLSSYRRISLLQHASV; this is translated from the coding sequence ATGGCTCCTAAAGAAATACCCTTCATCGTCCTGCATGGGACACCGGCTGAACGAGGACGCCAGCATGGTGCGGCGTTGCGCGCGTGCATTTTAACGTCGCTGACCTCGTTGCGGAATTCCTTCAGCGACAAGCAATGGGATTCGGGTCGCACCCGTTCGGCCGCTTGCCTTCAAAAACTTGAGGCACTGGCGCCCTCCATCGTCGCCGAGCTTCGCGGCATTGCAGACGCTACAAATCTACACGTACACGATGTTTTGCTGCTTTCCGCCTTCGAATTCCTTGGCGGGCATACGCGTGGCTGTACATCGGCAGCCCTGTCGCGTCCGGCGGGAGCTGTGGTCGCGCAAAACTGGGACGCTCCAGCAAGCACAGATCAACATCTTGTCGTCTTTGTCCACGAGGGAGCAGACGAGCGGTTCATATGTATTGCGTCTGCCGGCACCCTCGGCTGGGTTGGCATGAATGGTCATGGTCTGGCTTTCGTGAACAACGATCTCATCCTGGATGAGGCGGAAAATGGCCTGCCGAGCTTGGTCATCCGTAGGCTCATGCTCGCAGAACGCAATGTCGATGCTGCAAACTCCGTTTTGCGATCCCACAAACATCTATCAGGAAGATGCTTCACGCTTGGAGATGCGCAGGGGCGGCTGCGTCTTGTAGAGGTCGGACCTTCCTCGGGGGTCACTGATCGAGCGCTACGGTTTGCTGTGCATACGAATCACCCGATTTTTGCCAAGCCTGCAATGTGGGAAGACATCGAAGCAGTGGCACGTGTTTACCCATCCAGCCGCTCCCGGCTGCGTGCCGCCCGAGCGCATTCCTTGAACAGCGTGGACGACATACACTCCCTATTGTGTGACCGCTCCGACGCGCCAGACGCGATTTCAAAGTCACCCTCACGCCGCGAGCCAACGGGAACAGCTTTTTCAGTCATCTTCGATTGCGGACGTCGGGAGGCTCTGATTGCCACAGGTCGTCCCGACTTGTCGTCATACCGGCGGATTTCACTCCTCCAACATGCCAGTGTCTAG
- the alr gene encoding alanine racemase, whose amino-acid sequence MPTDQPVLSIDLRAVQENYRTVEKMVGRSVSVSAVVKSDAYGLGSTQLSAALHEAGCTSFFVADVHEAQCVRRMLDDADIIVLSGISSGERDVYRSGKFTAVCHSLAQVAIAAAARIPFALNLDTGFGRLGLRLGEAQSLAHSAPATPVLMMSHLACADEPSNPQNVLQLNRFVTLTSILGLTAPRSLAASSGLSLEASYRFDRVRVGSALYGLHNPALGPNPFLPVVRLSARLLAVIQVPRGEGIGYMGTFRTDRRTRLGVVGIGYKHGLAWSAHNRFCAELGGYAVPLVGRISMEHCAIDLTELPASLLRAGARVDFISSTHHAEEIAHAAGTVAQEILVRAGASCRRSYIGTKGSLQ is encoded by the coding sequence GTGCCGACTGACCAGCCCGTGCTTTCCATCGATTTGAGAGCGGTTCAGGAGAACTATCGAACAGTGGAAAAGATGGTCGGCAGATCCGTCTCGGTCAGCGCCGTCGTCAAGAGCGATGCGTATGGACTTGGTTCAACCCAACTCTCAGCGGCGTTGCATGAGGCTGGCTGCACAAGCTTCTTCGTAGCCGATGTTCACGAAGCGCAATGTGTACGTAGAATGCTGGATGACGCCGATATTATCGTCCTGTCAGGCATTAGCTCAGGTGAGCGCGACGTCTATCGCAGCGGTAAATTCACTGCCGTCTGTCATTCGCTTGCGCAGGTCGCGATCGCTGCTGCTGCTCGCATCCCCTTCGCTCTGAATCTTGACACTGGTTTCGGCCGGCTTGGCCTGCGTCTCGGCGAGGCACAGTCGCTGGCGCACTCAGCACCGGCAACGCCTGTCCTGATGATGAGTCATCTTGCGTGTGCCGATGAACCGTCAAACCCACAGAACGTCCTGCAGCTCAACCGCTTCGTCACATTGACTTCAATCCTCGGCTTAACGGCACCGCGCAGCCTGGCTGCATCATCCGGCTTATCGCTTGAAGCATCCTACCGCTTCGATCGGGTGCGCGTCGGATCCGCGCTCTACGGCCTCCACAACCCTGCCCTCGGTCCCAACCCGTTTCTACCCGTAGTCCGTCTTAGCGCCCGTCTTCTCGCCGTAATCCAGGTCCCACGCGGAGAGGGGATCGGCTATATGGGAACGTTTCGAACAGACCGCAGAACCCGCCTTGGAGTCGTCGGAATTGGCTATAAGCACGGGTTGGCGTGGTCGGCTCATAACCGGTTTTGCGCCGAGTTGGGCGGCTATGCTGTACCCCTCGTGGGACGCATCTCGATGGAACATTGCGCAATCGACCTTACGGAGCTTCCGGCTTCGCTCCTGCGTGCCGGCGCCCGGGTCGATTTCATCAGCTCAACCCATCATGCCGAAGAGATCGCGCATGCCGCGGGGACGGTCGCCCAAGAGATTCTTGTTCGGGCAGGGGCATCCTGTCGGCGCAGTTACATCGGTACGAAGGGTTCGCTCCAATGA
- a CDS encoding DMT family transporter produces the protein MNRRRSAQAQVLLAATFFSTAGVFVGLIKTDLWSIIFWRSLFSLAFTSALMILAPTRHLTKPDRSSLLAVFFSASGMLVFVAALRLTSVANVAVIYGTLPLMTAMIAWLIVGERISRSTAFLCLQAAFGALVIFWGSTSSGLGLAGDGLALSMTVLMALMTIAMRNARSSALVIVASSNGLAALVGAVCSPSLAVDIGELGMLAGFALVQMTLGLLCYTAGSRLLPPAETALLTLAEMPMSAFWVWAAFGDSPPPLTLVGAAVILTAVIIKLNAPETRRSSNEVEVNGDTPGR, from the coding sequence ATGAACCGTCGACGATCAGCGCAGGCGCAGGTCCTGCTTGCGGCAACGTTTTTCAGCACGGCCGGCGTGTTCGTTGGATTGATCAAAACCGATCTGTGGTCGATCATCTTTTGGCGCAGCCTGTTTTCTCTCGCTTTTACGAGCGCGCTGATGATCCTAGCGCCGACGAGACATTTGACCAAGCCGGATCGTTCCAGTCTTCTTGCCGTTTTTTTCTCAGCAAGCGGTATGCTCGTCTTCGTAGCTGCGCTTAGACTCACATCGGTTGCGAACGTCGCTGTCATCTACGGAACTCTGCCTCTCATGACAGCGATGATCGCCTGGTTGATCGTCGGAGAACGAATTTCGCGCTCAACAGCGTTTTTGTGCTTGCAGGCGGCGTTTGGAGCTCTGGTTATATTTTGGGGCTCAACCTCTTCAGGGTTAGGGCTCGCTGGTGACGGCCTGGCTCTGTCGATGACCGTCCTCATGGCGCTGATGACGATAGCGATGCGAAATGCCCGGTCCTCGGCGTTAGTGATCGTCGCCTCATCAAATGGCCTCGCTGCCCTAGTCGGTGCCGTTTGTTCGCCATCGCTGGCAGTCGACATCGGCGAACTCGGCATGCTTGCCGGCTTTGCCCTGGTGCAGATGACGCTCGGACTTCTCTGCTATACGGCAGGCTCGCGGCTGCTGCCGCCAGCCGAGACCGCTCTTCTGACCCTCGCCGAGATGCCAATGTCGGCTTTTTGGGTCTGGGCTGCGTTCGGCGACAGCCCCCCGCCGCTGACTCTTGTCGGAGCAGCGGTCATTCTGACGGCCGTTATAATAAAATTGAATGCACCAGAAACACGACGATCTTCCAACGAGGTTGAAGTCAATGGCGATACCCCCGGCCGCTGA
- a CDS encoding TIGR01459 family HAD-type hydrolase, whose translation MAIPPAAEHASVRELARFYRGFIIDIFGVLHDGVVLNPAVLTTLTALRAQGARVCLLSNSPRRAASITLRLSDMGLYQNLYDGLVSSGELVYAAMSGAVHLDGMPAGGRYLHAGPPELCGLLEGLPHQPASSPAEADFILATGDVAHDAAWISIALARNLPMICANPDLDVIIAGRRVACAGSLARRYEGQGGHVHRVGKPGVEAFVAALQVLDLPRAQVIMIGDSLATDIAGANSAGLASALVLSGVHRDQIDLHRSAARNELHDLFEAHAAAPDYLLEQFSWDQGFQPIA comes from the coding sequence ATGGCGATACCCCCGGCCGCTGAACACGCGTCTGTCAGAGAGCTTGCGCGGTTCTACCGGGGATTCATTATCGATATCTTCGGCGTCCTGCATGACGGGGTCGTGCTTAACCCAGCCGTTCTGACGACACTGACGGCGCTGCGCGCGCAGGGCGCGCGGGTCTGCCTTCTATCGAACTCGCCGAGACGGGCGGCAAGCATCACCTTGCGTCTCTCCGACATGGGCCTCTATCAAAATCTTTACGATGGCTTGGTCTCGTCTGGTGAGCTTGTTTATGCAGCTATGTCGGGAGCGGTGCATCTCGATGGCATGCCAGCCGGTGGGCGATATCTACATGCTGGGCCGCCGGAGCTTTGCGGGCTGCTTGAGGGCTTGCCGCATCAACCGGCCAGCTCGCCGGCCGAGGCCGATTTCATCCTGGCGACCGGGGACGTCGCGCACGATGCGGCCTGGATTTCGATTGCGTTGGCGCGCAACTTGCCGATGATCTGCGCCAACCCCGATCTCGACGTCATCATTGCCGGACGCCGCGTTGCTTGCGCAGGCTCCCTCGCCAGGCGCTACGAAGGGCAGGGCGGTCACGTCCACCGCGTCGGCAAGCCGGGTGTGGAAGCCTTCGTTGCTGCGCTACAGGTTCTGGACCTGCCGCGAGCACAGGTCATCATGATCGGCGATAGCCTGGCGACAGACATCGCGGGCGCCAACAGCGCCGGTTTGGCATCCGCCCTGGTGCTATCGGGGGTCCATCGAGATCAAATCGACCTCCACCGATCGGCAGCGAGGAATGAGCTGCATGACCTCTTCGAAGCTCACGCCGCTGCACCGGATTACCTCCTAGAGCAGTTTTCCTGGGATCAGGGATTCCAACCCATCGCTTAG
- a CDS encoding IclR family transcriptional regulator — MAKDETAATGTQLLDRAVAILKYLGEAGQGGTSMAAIGDELELKQPTVHRIVTALERHGLVDREQETKKYRLGLALFALGAKAADGTGLRQLARPALLRLAATTSDSVFLMARAGLTTVCVDRQQGSYVIDSLTGHVGGQIPMGIGPASQAILAYLPAAEIDVVISANTPLYKKFGGFTARKIRETLEQIRANGYALDEGELVAGISSVAVPILPPGRDAIASIALNLTSARLTPGRLPELVSLLTKEVRDIETQLNPLSDGLESLIPGKLL; from the coding sequence ATGGCGAAGGACGAGACCGCCGCAACCGGTACACAACTTCTTGATAGAGCGGTCGCCATCCTGAAATACCTTGGCGAGGCTGGCCAAGGTGGAACATCGATGGCAGCGATCGGTGACGAGCTGGAGCTCAAGCAGCCCACAGTCCACCGGATCGTAACTGCGCTTGAACGCCATGGGCTTGTTGACCGTGAGCAAGAGACGAAGAAATACCGGTTGGGACTCGCATTGTTCGCCTTGGGTGCCAAGGCTGCCGACGGTACCGGGCTTCGACAGCTGGCTCGGCCAGCCTTGTTGCGACTGGCCGCTACGACGAGCGATTCCGTCTTCCTGATGGCACGCGCTGGCCTCACAACGGTTTGTGTAGACCGCCAGCAGGGCAGCTATGTGATTGACAGCCTGACCGGACATGTCGGCGGTCAGATCCCGATGGGCATTGGACCGGCCAGCCAAGCGATTTTGGCTTATCTACCTGCTGCGGAAATAGACGTTGTCATCAGCGCCAACACACCACTCTATAAGAAATTCGGCGGCTTTACGGCGCGCAAGATTAGGGAAACATTGGAACAGATCCGCGCAAATGGATACGCCCTGGATGAAGGAGAGCTTGTTGCAGGAATCTCATCGGTCGCCGTTCCGATCTTGCCGCCGGGGCGCGACGCCATCGCGTCGATTGCTCTCAACCTGACAAGCGCTCGACTGACGCCGGGGCGCTTGCCCGAGCTGGTCTCACTTCTCACCAAGGAAGTTCGTGACATCGAAACGCAACTCAACCCGCTAAGCGATGGGTTGGAATCCCTGATCCCAGGAAAACTGCTCTAG
- a CDS encoding MmgE/PrpD family protein translates to MLDTLGVAAAGAGTDAGQASARSAREIFGCGDRVVWFSKSRLTPAGAAFVNATYAAALDLDDGHRQASGHPAAAIVPAVLAAAERHACSADSLLTAIALGYEVAVRISAARDISALRTTDTGLWCGPGVAAAVGWLTGQAPMIVAHGMAIAAQTATSQAATGWTVYGHTVKEGIPWATANGVAAISLAKAGHRGPLDALDDPSAYSRKRLLDDFGRNWAIEGAYFKLYSCCRWAHAAIDGALALQESTGISHDAIEHLEIETFERALSLPNQAEPQSPEAAQYSIPFCVALALVHGASALLPMDNKFLADTRVTTLAKRIKLSSGSGYASAFPASTPARVTISAGNIVQSIEIRFPRGEPQNPLTASELQHKFERLSLNLEDETALSISRTVSGLGIHQHPSALFAALGGPG, encoded by the coding sequence TTGCTCGACACATTGGGCGTGGCCGCAGCAGGTGCTGGAACCGATGCTGGTCAGGCCTCTGCACGATCGGCTCGCGAGATATTCGGATGTGGCGATAGAGTGGTGTGGTTTTCGAAAAGCAGGCTGACGCCGGCCGGCGCAGCCTTCGTCAATGCGACCTACGCTGCAGCGCTTGATCTCGACGACGGGCATCGGCAAGCCTCGGGCCATCCGGCCGCAGCAATCGTACCGGCCGTCCTGGCTGCGGCCGAGCGTCACGCTTGCAGCGCTGACAGTCTCCTGACCGCCATCGCACTGGGATATGAAGTTGCAGTGCGAATCTCGGCAGCGCGCGACATAAGCGCCCTGCGCACCACCGATACCGGTTTATGGTGCGGGCCGGGCGTCGCCGCGGCGGTCGGATGGCTGACGGGGCAGGCGCCGATGATTGTTGCACACGGCATGGCTATCGCTGCACAAACGGCAACCTCGCAAGCAGCCACCGGCTGGACGGTTTATGGGCACACGGTCAAGGAGGGCATCCCTTGGGCGACCGCCAATGGTGTTGCGGCGATATCGCTTGCCAAGGCAGGACATCGCGGCCCTCTTGATGCGCTGGATGACCCTTCTGCTTATTCGCGCAAACGCCTTCTTGATGATTTCGGCCGCAACTGGGCCATCGAAGGCGCCTATTTCAAGCTCTACAGTTGTTGCCGGTGGGCGCATGCAGCAATCGATGGAGCTCTCGCCCTACAAGAAAGCACAGGCATCTCGCACGACGCAATCGAGCACCTCGAAATCGAAACATTCGAGCGCGCCCTAAGTCTTCCTAACCAAGCTGAACCGCAATCCCCCGAAGCGGCGCAATACAGCATCCCCTTCTGCGTCGCCTTGGCGCTGGTGCACGGGGCAAGCGCTCTTCTTCCGATGGACAACAAATTCTTGGCGGATACCAGAGTGACGACGCTCGCCAAGCGTATAAAGCTTTCCAGTGGCAGTGGCTATGCAAGCGCGTTTCCCGCCTCAACGCCAGCGCGCGTGACGATCAGTGCCGGCAATATTGTCCAGTCGATTGAGATCCGCTTTCCAAGGGGCGAACCGCAAAATCCCCTGACTGCCAGCGAACTACAGCACAAATTCGAAAGGCTGTCCCTCAATCTCGAAGATGAGACCGCGCTATCAATCAGCCGTACTGTGAGCGGCTTGGGCATACATCAGCATCCCTCGGCGTTGTTTGCAGCGCTTGGTGGCCCTGGCTAG
- a CDS encoding (2Fe-2S)-binding protein — protein MLDKDLSKSRRLAVAHDEIIGITVDEISYQARLGETVLTTLRMATGHVRWFEFSPEKRAGFCLMSACQDCWLWHQDGRRLRACTTRAEDGMTLVTLPPEHC, from the coding sequence ATGCTCGATAAAGACCTAAGCAAGAGCAGAAGGTTGGCGGTCGCCCATGACGAGATCATCGGGATCACCGTCGACGAGATTTCGTACCAGGCGCGACTGGGAGAGACCGTCTTGACTACGTTGCGGATGGCGACCGGTCATGTACGCTGGTTTGAGTTTTCCCCGGAAAAACGAGCAGGTTTTTGTCTAATGAGCGCCTGCCAGGATTGCTGGCTGTGGCATCAGGATGGACGACGGCTGCGGGCCTGCACGACGCGTGCAGAAGACGGCATGACGCTTGTGACCCTTCCCCCGGAGCATTGCTGA
- a CDS encoding FAD/NAD(P)-binding oxidoreductase has translation MSTTAVIIGAGPAGMAAAEILVHAGLHPTILDEGDQPGGQIFRKPQAQLQRPLEKLYGFDAARARRVNATFASLRSKIDYRPGTQVWAAGNEILHLIDDSGSSVQAWTHLIVAPGAMDRIAPVRGWTAAGLYSLGGAQIALKAEAAVIGRRVIFAGSGPLLYLVAYQYAEAGVDVAAVLETGHPFAQIARLPALLSGGRLFARGLFYMAALRKRGIPILTGVRLQEVIRDSDDRVTALSFRHRGMEQVESCDAVALGHGLRSETQLADLLDIEFSFDAVQRQWLPKTDQDGRSTASNIYLAGDGLSVRGSEIAEASGRLAASALLHDIGLPAPSKVERDRRTMRSAARFREALEHAFAYPHEEVAALPDDVVVCRCEGLSAGAIRQTVERCGEADINRVKAFCRVGMGRCQGRLCGAAAAEIVAAASGTTIESVGRMRGQAPIKPIPLAELVRSRP, from the coding sequence ATGAGCACGACGGCAGTGATCATCGGAGCTGGCCCCGCCGGCATGGCAGCCGCCGAGATCTTGGTACATGCCGGCCTGCATCCCACTATCCTAGACGAGGGGGACCAGCCAGGCGGCCAGATTTTCCGAAAGCCTCAAGCCCAGCTTCAGCGGCCACTTGAGAAGCTCTATGGCTTCGATGCAGCGCGAGCCAGACGCGTTAACGCGACTTTTGCCAGTCTGCGCTCAAAGATCGACTACCGGCCTGGGACGCAGGTGTGGGCGGCCGGGAATGAAATCCTTCATCTCATTGATGACAGCGGCTCAAGCGTTCAGGCATGGACGCATCTGATCGTCGCGCCTGGGGCGATGGACAGGATTGCACCCGTCAGAGGTTGGACAGCAGCAGGCCTCTACAGTCTGGGCGGTGCTCAAATCGCCTTGAAAGCTGAGGCCGCCGTCATCGGCCGTCGTGTCATTTTCGCGGGTTCAGGCCCATTGCTCTATCTCGTCGCCTACCAATATGCCGAGGCCGGTGTCGATGTCGCAGCCGTCCTGGAAACGGGGCACCCGTTCGCACAGATCGCCAGATTGCCGGCGTTGCTTTCCGGCGGCCGCCTCTTCGCCAGGGGCCTGTTCTACATGGCTGCACTGCGAAAGCGAGGCATCCCGATCCTGACAGGCGTGAGGCTGCAGGAAGTCATTCGCGATTCTGACGACCGCGTTACCGCGCTGTCATTCCGGCATCGCGGCATGGAACAGGTCGAAAGCTGCGATGCCGTGGCGCTCGGTCACGGACTGAGGTCCGAAACGCAGCTTGCCGACCTCCTGGATATCGAATTCAGCTTCGACGCGGTCCAACGGCAGTGGCTGCCGAAAACCGATCAGGATGGACGCTCAACCGCTTCCAATATTTATTTAGCGGGTGACGGACTGTCCGTTCGCGGCAGCGAAATCGCCGAGGCCAGCGGCCGTCTCGCCGCTTCGGCATTGCTTCACGACATTGGCCTGCCCGCACCCTCGAAGGTTGAGCGGGATCGCCGTACAATGAGGAGCGCAGCCCGTTTCAGAGAAGCGCTCGAACACGCGTTCGCTTACCCCCACGAGGAGGTGGCAGCTCTTCCAGATGACGTCGTCGTTTGTCGCTGCGAAGGACTGTCAGCCGGAGCGATCCGCCAAACGGTCGAACGGTGCGGCGAAGCCGACATCAACAGAGTAAAGGCGTTTTGCCGGGTTGGAATGGGACGCTGCCAAGGTCGCCTGTGCGGCGCGGCGGCCGCGGAGATTGTAGCGGCTGCCTCGGGCACCACCATTGAATCGGTTGGACGAATGCGGGGTCAGGCGCCGATCAAGCCGATCCCGCTGGCCGAGCTCGTACGGAGCCGGCCATGA
- a CDS encoding FAD-binding oxidoreductase encodes MSATFDIAIIGGGLAGCSTALHARLKGASVILFERGRCGGQASGVNYGGVRQQGRHPAELSLSRRSRTIWGSLQQLIGTDCEFAATGHLKLARTDVDMEDLIAHQALLGEHGIHADILEARDLTRRFPYLSGRYAGGSYCGEDGQANPRLVAPAFAKAARALGVVIRENCKIAVAERAESGFVIRPADGSPAISVRRLINTAGAWGAEVAAMFGDLVKETVMAPNMCVTEPIPPLIGPNLGICGGSIYIRQAAHGSVIFGAGLGVADAQALRARPLAEVTLEAAAAAVEMVPHLRNVLLLRSWTGIEGRMPDGLPVLGASPTVEGLFHAFGFSGHGFQLGPAVGAVLAELSLDGDTRTSISGLAMDRFAPFAVPAP; translated from the coding sequence ATGAGCGCTACGTTCGACATCGCGATCATCGGCGGCGGTCTGGCCGGCTGCTCGACGGCATTGCACGCCCGTCTCAAAGGAGCCTCGGTCATCCTGTTCGAGCGTGGGCGCTGCGGCGGCCAGGCAAGCGGCGTGAATTATGGTGGTGTGCGTCAACAGGGCCGGCATCCGGCAGAACTCAGCTTGTCGCGGCGAAGCCGGACGATCTGGGGAAGCCTGCAGCAGTTGATCGGCACTGACTGCGAGTTCGCGGCCACTGGTCACCTCAAACTAGCTCGCACTGATGTCGATATGGAAGACCTCATCGCGCACCAGGCATTGCTTGGAGAACATGGAATTCACGCCGACATTCTGGAAGCTCGGGATCTCACCCGTCGTTTTCCTTACCTGTCCGGAAGGTACGCTGGAGGCTCCTACTGCGGCGAGGATGGCCAGGCCAATCCCCGGCTTGTCGCACCAGCTTTTGCCAAAGCGGCTCGGGCCCTGGGCGTCGTAATCAGAGAAAACTGCAAGATTGCCGTGGCCGAGCGAGCGGAAAGTGGTTTCGTCATACGACCGGCGGACGGTAGTCCTGCAATCTCCGTGCGCCGTCTCATTAATACCGCGGGCGCATGGGGCGCCGAGGTTGCCGCCATGTTCGGGGACCTTGTGAAGGAAACAGTGATGGCTCCTAACATGTGTGTCACTGAACCTATTCCACCGTTGATCGGACCGAACCTCGGGATCTGCGGTGGCAGCATCTACATTCGCCAGGCAGCCCACGGCAGCGTGATTTTCGGCGCTGGGCTCGGCGTCGCCGACGCACAGGCTCTGCGCGCGCGACCATTGGCAGAGGTCACCCTCGAAGCGGCTGCTGCTGCTGTCGAAATGGTCCCACATCTCAGAAACGTCCTACTGCTGCGCAGTTGGACGGGGATCGAGGGCCGAATGCCCGATGGCCTGCCAGTTCTCGGGGCAAGCCCCACTGTTGAAGGCCTTTTTCATGCCTTCGGATTTTCCGGTCACGGCTTTCAGCTTGGACCTGCGGTTGGCGCGGTGCTCGCCGAACTCAGTCTCGACGGTGACACGCGGACATCGATATCGGGTCTCGCGATGGATCGCTTCGCGCCCTTCGCGGTGCCTGCGCCTTGA
- a CDS encoding transporter substrate-binding domain-containing protein — protein MHRIRHQLLAGILAWTAGLVPAVTNAADQKYHLVEPNTLSVAITGDMPGLVARNGKLTGYDGDILQEAAEKLGLTIKPVPMEWSGAIAAVQTGRVDIIGGNVAWTKQRAETLSMSDPTGYFQNGITSKRESGWHTLKDLENRKVGSMTGFSFLPELHKIPGLELSLYDSTDAALRDLLAGRIDALVGDPPVIDYAISKNPDWDLVNLAFTDNSPDFPLLTNLGRQYVFGLSKENADLSADLSAQIRALWTSCEVKKIGARYGNTSQANFTPGSDNFRAGVDRPADWTPPTCMK, from the coding sequence ATGCATCGCATCAGACATCAACTGCTGGCCGGCATTCTCGCTTGGACGGCTGGCCTCGTGCCCGCAGTGACGAATGCAGCGGACCAGAAATATCATCTCGTCGAACCGAACACTCTCTCTGTTGCCATCACTGGTGACATGCCAGGCCTCGTCGCCCGCAACGGCAAGCTGACGGGGTACGACGGCGACATCCTTCAGGAGGCCGCAGAAAAGCTCGGGCTGACTATCAAACCGGTGCCAATGGAATGGTCAGGCGCTATCGCTGCTGTACAGACTGGCCGTGTCGATATCATCGGAGGCAACGTCGCCTGGACCAAGCAGCGTGCCGAGACGTTGTCGATGAGTGACCCGACAGGCTATTTTCAAAACGGGATTACATCAAAGCGGGAATCGGGCTGGCACACCCTTAAAGACCTGGAAAATCGAAAGGTCGGGTCGATGACCGGATTTTCTTTCCTTCCGGAGTTGCACAAAATTCCCGGCTTGGAGCTCTCCCTTTACGACAGCACGGACGCTGCACTGCGCGACCTCCTGGCCGGCCGGATCGATGCATTGGTGGGCGACCCGCCCGTCATCGACTACGCGATTTCGAAAAACCCGGATTGGGACCTCGTCAATCTCGCCTTCACAGACAACAGTCCCGACTTTCCGCTTCTCACCAATCTCGGCCGACAATACGTGTTTGGTCTCTCGAAAGAGAACGCCGATCTCTCCGCTGATCTAAGCGCACAGATCCGAGCGCTATGGACATCGTGTGAGGTGAAGAAAATCGGCGCACGTTACGGCAACACCAGCCAGGCCAACTTCACACCCGGCAGCGACAACTTTCGCGCCGGTGTCGATCGCCCTGCTGACTGGACGCCACCAACCTGCATGAAGTGA
- a CDS encoding amino acid ABC transporter ATP-binding protein → MSNDILLEVENLSKSFGSLKVLDSVSFSLRRGERLALIGPSGSGKSTCLRAINYLEPPSEGEIRLDGKVIGRRSDGKQMSDREMAPQRAEFGMVFQHFHLWPHLTVRDNVALQPRKVRGLNDADANKLALTLLSKVHLAHKADEAPQRLSGGQQQRVAIARALAQQPKVLLFDEPTSALDPELVGEVLNVIKELAAEGRAMVLVTHEIAFAREVADRIIFMDGGRIIEEGDANTVLDHPTSPRLRQFLASLTLGENAHG, encoded by the coding sequence ATGTCAAACGATATTCTTCTTGAAGTCGAAAACCTGAGCAAATCCTTCGGAAGCCTCAAGGTCCTCGACAGCGTTTCCTTCAGCTTGCGCCGCGGGGAGCGTCTCGCCCTGATCGGCCCGAGCGGCTCGGGCAAGTCGACATGCCTACGTGCGATAAACTATCTCGAACCGCCCAGCGAAGGCGAGATCCGTCTCGACGGGAAAGTCATCGGCCGACGCAGTGACGGCAAACAGATGAGCGATCGTGAGATGGCACCGCAGCGTGCCGAATTTGGCATGGTCTTCCAGCATTTCCATCTGTGGCCGCATCTGACCGTCCGAGACAATGTCGCCCTGCAGCCGCGCAAAGTTCGTGGTCTGAACGATGCTGATGCGAACAAGCTTGCGCTGACGCTGCTCTCCAAGGTTCATCTCGCCCATAAAGCCGATGAAGCGCCTCAACGCCTGTCCGGAGGCCAGCAACAACGCGTGGCGATAGCGCGCGCGCTTGCCCAACAGCCGAAGGTCCTTCTTTTCGATGAGCCGACCTCTGCGCTCGATCCCGAACTAGTCGGTGAGGTCCTCAACGTCATCAAGGAGCTGGCGGCAGAGGGCCGGGCGATGGTCCTCGTAACCCACGAGATTGCATTCGCGCGCGAAGTGGCGGACCGCATCATCTTTATGGACGGCGGCAGGATCATCGAGGAAGGAGATGCGAACACAGTTCTCGATCATCCGACCTCTCCGCGCCTGAGACAATTCCTCGCCAGCTTGACGCTTGGGGAAAACGCTCATGGGTGA